One genomic segment of Caldimonas brevitalea includes these proteins:
- a CDS encoding PilN domain-containing protein — MQTLVMLLRERSRFPVSLLATGLRWWRDELIGLVEPVLERFGWRSVPPRLLMTADGELHLAAAPEAKLSHGQAASTGSSDWQTVCRGRQTFVCLDPSAVLTLSLRLPRAAAARLREAAGYRLITESPLPPEQICFDVRPAPSLAHSSPRRHELDVEVALCTRERLRALGERLDAAGVQDHVIGYGTQPDGRPAFVFQTSGAAQQGSGSARRHRLLVASALLVSLAALPLTYLGAHWLAQRAEQDIRALRAAQDGVMKLYEQEAVVRAARDELHRQTGGAQLAAVLDDVARHLPASAWLHTVRLEQGSLKLAGSSSEPAAVARALEASRRVRQVKLEAVTATTTSPDEKAVQFELSALLADPEQP; from the coding sequence ATGCAGACCCTCGTGATGCTCCTGCGCGAGCGCAGCCGTTTCCCCGTGTCGCTCCTCGCCACCGGTCTACGGTGGTGGCGCGACGAGTTGATCGGGCTCGTCGAGCCGGTGCTGGAACGCTTCGGTTGGCGCTCGGTACCCCCTCGTCTGCTCATGACAGCCGACGGCGAACTTCACCTCGCGGCAGCTCCCGAGGCGAAGCTGTCGCACGGGCAGGCGGCCAGCACCGGCAGCAGCGACTGGCAAACTGTCTGCAGGGGGCGGCAGACCTTCGTCTGCCTGGACCCGTCCGCCGTGTTGACGCTGTCGCTGCGCCTGCCGCGCGCCGCCGCCGCTCGCTTGCGTGAGGCGGCGGGGTACCGCCTGATCACCGAGTCGCCGCTGCCGCCGGAGCAGATCTGCTTCGATGTGCGGCCCGCCCCCTCTTTGGCACACAGCTCGCCACGCCGTCACGAGCTCGATGTGGAGGTCGCGCTGTGCACCCGGGAGCGACTGCGAGCGCTCGGCGAGCGGCTGGACGCGGCCGGGGTCCAGGACCACGTCATCGGCTACGGGACGCAACCGGACGGGCGGCCGGCGTTCGTGTTCCAGACCTCCGGCGCCGCCCAACAGGGGTCCGGCAGCGCAAGGCGGCATCGCCTGCTGGTGGCGTCCGCCCTGCTGGTCTCCCTCGCCGCCTTGCCCTTGACCTACCTGGGCGCGCACTGGCTGGCGCAGCGTGCCGAGCAAGACATCCGCGCGCTGCGTGCGGCGCAGGACGGCGTGATGAAGCTCTACGAGCAGGAAGCGGTGGTGCGTGCGGCACGCGACGAACTGCACCGGCAGACGGGCGGCGCCCAGCTGGCGGCGGTGCTCGACGACGTTGCGCGGCACCTGCCGGCATCCGCGTGGTTGCACACCGTGCGTCTGGAACAAGGCAGCCTGAAGCTGGCCGGTTCCAGCAGCGAACCGGCTGCCGTCGCACGGGCCCTCGAAGCGTCACGGCGGGTGCGTCAGGTCAAGCTCGAAGCGGTGACGGCCACCACCACCTCGCCGGACGAGAAGGCGGTGCAATTCGAGCTCTCGGCCCTGCTGGCCGACCCGGAGCAGCCATGA
- the gspM gene encoding type II secretion system protein GspM, with translation MTPPRPEIRRLAAVGLLLLLMLSLWNLALAPLHRATAEKVDQLHDRRFELERLTALARRGAATTPEALQAERDELLTQLYSGTTDADVESRFIAGINALLQTSEVRLVHLKAGSVGRTGPLLRLSVDMQLAGTEAQLVGLLSALHHHRPRLIVDRAALVSPSAGAGVDTPAPELAVELRVAGFGLVEAKPTRATP, from the coding sequence ATGACACCGCCGCGCCCCGAGATCCGCCGCCTGGCCGCCGTCGGCCTGTTGCTCCTGCTGATGCTGTCGCTCTGGAACCTCGCGCTCGCGCCGCTACATCGCGCCACCGCCGAGAAGGTCGATCAACTGCACGACCGCCGTTTCGAACTCGAGCGCCTCACTGCGCTGGCGCGCCGCGGCGCCGCGACGACACCCGAGGCACTGCAAGCCGAGCGGGACGAACTGCTGACCCAGCTGTACAGCGGCACCACCGACGCCGACGTCGAGTCCCGATTCATCGCCGGCATCAATGCGCTCTTGCAGACCTCGGAGGTGCGGCTGGTCCACCTGAAGGCCGGCAGCGTGGGACGCACCGGCCCCTTGCTGCGCCTGTCGGTCGACATGCAGTTGGCTGGCACCGAAGCCCAACTGGTTGGGTTGCTGTCCGCCCTGCATCACCATCGCCCGCGTTTGATCGTCGATCGAGCCGCACTGGTCTCGCCGAGCGCAGGGGCCGGGGTCGACACGCCCGCACCCGAGCTGGCGGTCGAACTGCGCGTGGCCGGCTTCGGCCTCGTCGAGGCCAAACCCACGAGGGCGACACCATGA
- the gspD gene encoding type II secretion system secretin GspD, producing MTDHTNAPRWAFCLLLSCLLGACSTPPPPAKRPPPAWKAIPPPTTPPVGAAQHEVAIDPTAPQRRTDYLDALPALPEGGPTAAAPASRRGETYELNFQDADLRGVIDAVLGEMLKVDYVIAPTVQGRITLKTARPVGRASLLPALEAALASVSVAIVKTDQAYQVLPLEEAPRRVRGAQRMTSGTPSTPGFAVEIVPLRYVNANEMKGLLETFVPKGSVLQADANLGHVVIAGSSQDRAAIARTVETFDVDWMRGMTFAVYRLEQARPETLVAELRTIFQGPQDLFTHRIRLVPLERTRSVLGMARNKADLELLEQWIARLDVSNGGDRKIFVYNVQNGNAKELVASLRQVLTGEQGAPETTGASAKSGTVTTASGANSLSAPPGSPLSAQAGGGDLARLVAIEENNSLLFHGTDQEYRVIREALRQIDVLPRQVMIEAILAEVTLNDSLRYGVQWFFDSGENTVTLSAAGGGAVASQFPGFSYVYSGRADARVVLNALQAKTEVRILSAPKISVLNNQKASLQVGDQVPIITQTSQSTGAPGAPVVSSVEMRDTGVILEVTPRVNDNGNVILDVMQEVSEVAQTTSSGIDSPTIQRRKIHSVVATRDGFTVALGGLIRENGARGTGGVPVLKDLPVLGHAFKNTTVDSRRTELVVLLVPHVMRNQAETQAVVDALIDGFDAAGRLADHAAPLLPQPPK from the coding sequence ATGACTGATCACACCAACGCCCCCCGGTGGGCTTTTTGTCTGCTGCTGTCCTGCCTGTTGGGCGCCTGCAGCACTCCGCCTCCGCCCGCAAAACGGCCGCCCCCTGCCTGGAAGGCGATTCCTCCGCCGACCACGCCGCCCGTCGGCGCAGCCCAACACGAGGTCGCCATCGACCCGACGGCGCCGCAGCGCCGCACCGACTACCTCGACGCCCTACCTGCCTTGCCTGAAGGCGGCCCCACCGCCGCTGCGCCGGCGTCACGCCGGGGCGAGACCTATGAACTGAACTTCCAGGACGCCGACCTGCGAGGCGTGATCGACGCGGTGCTCGGAGAGATGCTCAAGGTCGATTACGTCATCGCCCCGACGGTGCAGGGGCGCATCACCTTGAAGACGGCCCGCCCGGTCGGGCGAGCCTCGCTGCTGCCGGCGCTGGAAGCGGCCTTGGCGTCGGTGTCGGTGGCCATCGTCAAGACCGATCAGGCGTACCAGGTGCTGCCGCTGGAAGAAGCACCGCGCCGTGTGCGAGGGGCACAACGCATGACGAGCGGCACACCCAGCACGCCGGGTTTCGCGGTCGAGATCGTTCCGCTGCGCTACGTCAATGCCAACGAGATGAAGGGCCTGCTCGAGACCTTCGTTCCCAAGGGCAGCGTCTTGCAGGCCGACGCCAACCTCGGCCATGTCGTGATCGCCGGCAGCAGCCAGGACCGTGCGGCCATCGCACGCACGGTGGAGACCTTCGATGTCGACTGGATGCGGGGGATGACCTTTGCCGTCTACCGGCTCGAACAGGCGCGCCCGGAGACGCTGGTGGCGGAGTTGCGGACCATCTTCCAGGGCCCGCAAGACCTGTTCACCCACCGCATCCGTCTGGTGCCGCTGGAGCGGACACGCTCGGTGCTGGGCATGGCGCGCAACAAGGCCGACCTGGAACTGCTGGAGCAATGGATCGCCCGCCTGGACGTCTCGAACGGCGGCGACCGCAAGATATTTGTCTACAACGTGCAGAACGGCAACGCCAAGGAACTGGTGGCCTCGCTGCGCCAGGTGCTGACGGGTGAGCAAGGCGCGCCGGAGACGACAGGCGCGAGCGCCAAGAGCGGCACCGTCACGACAGCGAGCGGCGCCAACAGCCTCTCCGCACCGCCGGGCTCGCCATTGTCGGCGCAGGCCGGTGGTGGCGATCTCGCCCGCCTGGTCGCGATCGAGGAGAACAACTCCTTGTTGTTCCATGGCACCGACCAGGAGTACCGTGTGATCCGCGAGGCGCTGCGCCAGATCGACGTGCTGCCCCGGCAGGTGATGATCGAAGCCATTCTCGCGGAGGTGACGCTGAACGACAGCCTGCGCTATGGCGTGCAGTGGTTCTTCGATTCCGGCGAGAACACGGTCACGCTCAGCGCCGCGGGCGGCGGCGCCGTGGCCTCGCAGTTTCCCGGCTTCTCTTATGTGTACTCGGGCCGCGCCGATGCGCGGGTGGTGCTCAACGCATTGCAGGCCAAAACCGAGGTGCGCATTCTGTCGGCACCGAAGATCTCGGTGCTCAACAACCAGAAGGCCAGCCTGCAGGTCGGTGACCAGGTGCCGATCATCACGCAAACCTCGCAGAGCACCGGCGCCCCCGGTGCTCCAGTGGTGAGTTCCGTCGAGATGCGCGACACCGGCGTCATCCTCGAGGTGACACCGCGTGTCAACGACAACGGCAACGTCATCCTCGACGTGATGCAAGAGGTCAGCGAGGTGGCGCAAACCACGTCATCCGGCATCGATTCGCCGACCATCCAGCGTCGCAAGATCCACAGCGTCGTGGCCACGCGGGACGGCTTCACCGTCGCGCTCGGCGGCCTCATCCGCGAAAACGGCGCCCGCGGCACCGGTGGGGTGCCAGTGTTGAAGGATCTGCCGGTCCTCGGGCATGCCTTCAAGAACACCACCGTCGATTCACGCCGCACCGAGCTGGTCGTGCTGCTGGTGCCACACGTGATGCGCAACCAGGCCGAAACGCAGGCCGTCGTCGACGCACTGATCGACGGTTTCGATGCCGCAGGACGTCTCGCCGACCATGCCGCACCCTTGCTCCCGCAGCCACCCAAGTAG
- a CDS encoding GTPase, with protein MSDDLDPQTLGLSLISHTNVGKTTLARTLLRADIGEVRDEAHVTREAEPYTMIESPAGDRLQLWDTPGFGDSVRLARRLAQAGNPLGWFMTEVWDRFRDRAFWSGQRAVRNVLEQADVVLYLVNAAETPEDVGYLDAELEVLDLAAKPVVVLLNQLGRPQTPAAETQELERWRRRTAEARCVRQVLALDAFARCWVQEDALLGAVAGVLPADRHAAFDRLRAAWRQRSSATWHASMAVLAQRLVRAALDREAIEDGGLGGRLRDVGALLGLRREGASTPRELAMQRLAARLAEDIRQCTDRLIDLHRLEGHATDVVLTRLAEHYAVQEPVNEGRAAVWGGAVAGALAGLKADVLSGGMTLGGGLLAGGLLGALGAAGLARGFNLLRGVETPTLGWAPEVLDEQVRSALLGYLAVAHYGRGRGPWAEEEGPAFWQDSVQAVVAERHEALQAMWVELQSLRQAGAGPQDAGELVARLQAWLVEVSRTLLWRLYPGAVLD; from the coding sequence GTGAGCGACGACCTCGATCCCCAGACCTTGGGGCTCAGCCTCATCTCGCACACCAACGTGGGCAAGACCACCTTGGCGCGCACGCTGCTGCGCGCCGACATCGGCGAGGTGCGCGACGAGGCCCACGTGACCCGCGAGGCCGAGCCGTACACGATGATCGAATCACCAGCCGGCGATCGCTTGCAACTGTGGGACACGCCCGGCTTCGGCGACAGCGTGCGGCTGGCGCGTCGGCTGGCGCAAGCCGGCAATCCGCTGGGCTGGTTCATGACCGAGGTCTGGGACCGCTTTCGCGACCGTGCCTTCTGGTCCGGCCAGCGTGCCGTGCGCAACGTGCTGGAGCAGGCGGACGTGGTGCTCTACCTCGTCAATGCCGCCGAAACCCCCGAAGACGTGGGCTATCTGGACGCCGAGTTGGAGGTGCTCGACCTGGCGGCGAAGCCGGTGGTGGTGCTGCTCAACCAGCTGGGCCGCCCGCAGACGCCGGCGGCCGAAACGCAGGAGTTGGAACGCTGGCGCCGCCGCACCGCCGAGGCCCGCTGCGTGCGGCAGGTGCTGGCGCTGGATGCGTTTGCACGCTGCTGGGTACAGGAAGATGCGCTGCTGGGCGCCGTGGCCGGCGTGCTGCCGGCCGACCGCCATGCGGCCTTCGACCGCCTGCGCGCCGCCTGGCGCCAGCGCAGCAGCGCCACCTGGCACGCGTCGATGGCGGTGTTGGCGCAGCGCCTGGTGCGGGCTGCGCTGGATCGCGAAGCCATCGAGGACGGCGGCCTGGGCGGGCGCTTGCGGGACGTCGGCGCTTTGCTCGGGCTGCGCCGCGAGGGGGCATCGACCCCGCGTGAACTGGCGATGCAAAGGCTGGCGGCCCGGCTCGCCGAGGACATCCGCCAGTGCACCGACCGTTTGATCGATCTGCACCGCCTGGAAGGACATGCGACCGACGTGGTGCTCACCCGTCTGGCCGAGCACTACGCGGTGCAGGAACCGGTGAACGAGGGCCGGGCGGCCGTCTGGGGCGGTGCGGTGGCGGGTGCGCTCGCGGGGCTGAAGGCGGATGTGCTGAGCGGCGGCATGACGCTGGGTGGCGGCTTGCTCGCGGGCGGGTTGCTCGGGGCCTTGGGCGCGGCGGGCCTGGCGCGCGGCTTCAACCTGCTGCGCGGGGTCGAGACGCCGACGTTAGGCTGGGCGCCCGAGGTGCTGGACGAGCAGGTGCGCTCGGCCTTGCTGGGCTATTTGGCGGTGGCGCACTACGGGCGGGGCCGCGGCCCATGGGCCGAAGAGGAAGGACCGGCCTTCTGGCAGGACAGCGTGCAGGCCGTGGTGGCGGAGCGCCATGAGGCCTTGCAGGCGATGTGGGTCGAACTGCAGTCGCTGCGGCAGGCGGGCGCCGGGCCGCAGGATGCGGGCGAACTGGTGGCGCGCTTGCAAGCGTGGCTGGTGGAGGTGAGTCGGACGCTGTTGTGGCGGTTGTACCCGGGGGCCGTGCTGGACTGA
- a CDS encoding DUF2868 domain-containing protein: protein MTESDASQLLLIRAHEDPLTPPWSEADALWASREARRLEGEAAPPERVLVRRGALAVERLGERSAQVPAALHAVRPSPLWTAAALGLALLVGLAGNAIGPSQRINILAPPLLALLVWNLLVYVGLVWATLRRGAKQGGPLRLAVASLAGWVGPMARWLHRAGVPPPLRRYAEAWWHASRPLQAARLAAVLHAAAAMVAIGAVSGLYLRGLAFEYRAAWDSTFLAPEAVEGLLRLVLTPAARLGDIELPAAAELAELRASSGGGENAARWIHLYAITLACAVAVPRLLLAGWAALRARGLARRFPLSLDDRYFSRLVGVVGRGETVAARVFPYSYQVGPALLGPLQQHLREALGGEVVLTLAPSVPLGGEDEPARWQAGTAGDGVTIALFPLTATPERENHGAFVQALAGRGGGSRQVVVVVDESGFRQRFPTDTKRLEQRRAAWQSVLAETGHEGLFVDLAAQPLEEPTP, encoded by the coding sequence ATGACCGAATCCGACGCCTCGCAGCTGCTGTTGATCCGCGCCCACGAAGACCCGCTCACACCACCCTGGAGCGAGGCCGATGCCCTCTGGGCCAGCCGCGAGGCGCGCCGGCTCGAAGGCGAGGCGGCGCCACCGGAGCGTGTGCTGGTGCGCCGCGGCGCGCTCGCGGTCGAGCGGCTGGGCGAGCGCAGCGCGCAAGTGCCGGCAGCCCTGCACGCCGTGCGCCCGTCGCCGCTGTGGACCGCCGCCGCGTTGGGGCTGGCCCTGCTGGTCGGGCTGGCCGGCAACGCGATCGGGCCGTCGCAGCGCATCAACATCCTCGCGCCACCGCTGCTGGCCCTGTTGGTGTGGAACCTGCTCGTGTATGTCGGCCTGGTCTGGGCCACGCTGCGCCGGGGCGCAAAGCAGGGCGGGCCGCTGCGTCTTGCGGTGGCATCGTTGGCAGGGTGGGTGGGGCCGATGGCGCGATGGCTGCATCGTGCCGGCGTCCCACCGCCGCTGCGCCGTTACGCCGAGGCCTGGTGGCACGCCAGCCGGCCTTTGCAGGCTGCGCGGCTGGCGGCGGTGCTGCATGCGGCGGCGGCGATGGTGGCGATCGGGGCGGTGTCAGGGTTGTACTTGCGCGGCCTGGCCTTCGAGTACCGCGCCGCGTGGGACAGCACCTTTCTGGCACCCGAGGCCGTCGAGGGCCTGCTGCGGCTGGTGCTGACACCGGCGGCCCGCCTGGGTGACATCGAACTGCCCGCGGCGGCCGAACTCGCCGAACTGCGTGCGTCGAGCGGCGGTGGCGAGAACGCGGCCCGCTGGATCCATCTGTACGCCATCACGCTGGCCTGCGCAGTGGCGGTGCCGCGATTGCTGCTGGCCGGGTGGGCCGCCTTGCGCGCGCGCGGGCTCGCAAGGCGCTTTCCGTTGTCGCTCGACGATCGGTATTTCAGCCGCCTGGTCGGCGTGGTGGGCCGTGGGGAGACCGTGGCCGCGCGTGTGTTTCCCTACAGCTATCAGGTGGGCCCGGCGCTGCTGGGGCCGCTGCAGCAGCACTTGCGGGAGGCGCTTGGCGGCGAGGTGGTGCTGACGCTCGCACCCAGCGTGCCCTTGGGGGGCGAAGACGAGCCCGCGCGCTGGCAAGCGGGCACGGCGGGCGACGGCGTGACCATCGCCCTGTTCCCGCTGACGGCGACGCCCGAGCGCGAGAACCACGGGGCCTTTGTGCAGGCATTGGCAGGCCGCGGGGGCGGGTCCCGGCAAGTGGTGGTGGTGGTCGACGAATCGGGCTTCCGGCAACGTTTCCCCACCGACACCAAGCGGCTGGAGCAGCGCCGCGCCGCGTGGCAAAGCGTGTTGGCCGAAACCGGCCACGAGGGCTTGTTCGTCGACCTGGCGGCGCAACCCCTGGAGGAGCCCACGCCGTGA
- a CDS encoding ABC transporter permease — translation MPKTTSNNGAGRDGPFSWGRVLAVLRKEFVQLRRDRLTFAMMIGVPILQLVLFGYAINADPRHLPTVVVSSDRGPLVRSLVRSVETTGYFRVLGAVSDGEAERLLRAGQVQFVLVVPSDFSTRLLRGERPAVAVYADATDPAAAGPALSALQALPRVALAHDLHGPLATLRPGPEPFELRVHRRYNPEGLTAYNVVPGLVGVILTMTLVMMTAMAMTRERDRGTLENLLATPVRPVEMMLGKILPYVLIGYLQVLIVFSAARLLFDVPMLGSFALLSAMVLLFIVATLAVGFAFSTVARSQMQSMQLTLFYFLPNILLSGFMFPFRGMPGWAQALGELLPLTHFVRIVRAVMLKGAGWADVAADAGAIAAFLLVVAVVAMARYRQTLD, via the coding sequence ATGCCGAAGACAACTTCAAATAACGGCGCCGGTCGCGACGGGCCTTTTTCATGGGGCCGCGTGCTGGCCGTGCTGCGCAAGGAGTTCGTGCAGCTGCGCCGCGACCGGCTGACCTTCGCGATGATGATCGGCGTGCCCATCCTGCAGCTGGTGCTGTTCGGCTACGCGATCAATGCCGACCCTCGACACTTGCCGACAGTCGTGGTCAGCAGCGACCGTGGGCCGCTGGTGCGCTCACTGGTGCGCTCGGTCGAGACCACCGGCTATTTCCGCGTGCTGGGGGCGGTGTCCGACGGCGAGGCGGAGCGCCTGCTGCGCGCCGGACAAGTGCAGTTCGTGCTGGTCGTCCCGTCGGACTTCTCCACCCGTTTGCTGCGCGGCGAGCGACCGGCGGTGGCCGTCTATGCCGATGCCACCGACCCGGCTGCGGCCGGGCCGGCGTTGTCGGCCTTGCAGGCATTGCCGCGGGTGGCGCTGGCGCACGACCTGCACGGCCCTCTGGCGACACTGCGGCCCGGGCCCGAGCCCTTCGAGCTGCGCGTGCACCGGCGCTACAACCCTGAAGGGTTGACGGCGTACAACGTGGTGCCCGGCCTGGTGGGCGTGATCTTGACGATGACCCTCGTGATGATGACCGCGATGGCGATGACACGCGAACGCGATCGCGGCACGCTCGAGAACCTGTTGGCCACGCCGGTGCGCCCGGTCGAGATGATGCTGGGCAAGATCCTGCCGTATGTGCTGATCGGCTACCTGCAGGTGCTCATCGTGTTCTCGGCGGCCCGGCTGTTGTTCGACGTGCCCATGCTGGGCAGCTTCGCGCTGCTGTCGGCCATGGTGCTGCTGTTCATCGTCGCCACGCTGGCGGTCGGCTTCGCGTTCTCGACCGTGGCCCGGTCGCAGATGCAGTCGATGCAGCTGACGCTGTTCTATTTCCTGCCCAACATCCTGCTGTCCGGGTTCATGTTTCCGTTTCGCGGCATGCCGGGGTGGGCTCAGGCGCTGGGCGAGTTGCTGCCGCTGACCCACTTCGTGCGGATCGTCAGGGCGGTCATGCTCAAGGGCGCTGGGTGGGCCGATGTCGCCGCCGATGCGGGCGCGATTGCCGCATTTTTGCTGGTGGTGGCCGTCGTCGCGATGGCCCGCTATCGCCAGACGCTCGATTGA
- a CDS encoding ABC transporter ATP-binding protein, with protein sequence MTAEPAIDVRGLTKQFGGRKVVDDVAIRVPRGEICGFLGPNGSGKTTTIRMLCGLLKPDAGEGRCLGLDIRRDAARIKRRVGYMTQRFGLYEDLSIEENLDFVARAYGMADRRAVVRHALERLGLEGRRAQLAGSLSGGWKQRLALAACMLHAPDLLLLDEPTAGVDPKARRDFWREIHQLAADGLTVLVSTHYMDEAERCHRLAYISYGRLMAAGSADEVIAQAGLRTWELRGSDLAHATGLLQHDARWLVAPFGSTLHVSAAGDGDLPEWLARQPQPGAWEVRSIETGLEDVFIALTRHAEDNFK encoded by the coding sequence ATGACGGCAGAACCAGCCATCGACGTACGCGGCCTGACCAAGCAGTTCGGTGGCCGCAAGGTGGTCGACGATGTCGCGATCCGGGTGCCGCGCGGCGAGATCTGTGGCTTTCTCGGTCCGAACGGCAGCGGCAAGACCACCACCATCCGGATGCTGTGCGGCCTGCTCAAGCCGGACGCGGGCGAGGGCCGCTGCCTGGGGCTCGACATCCGGCGCGACGCGGCGCGCATCAAGCGGCGCGTGGGCTATATGACGCAGCGCTTCGGGCTCTACGAAGACCTGTCGATCGAAGAGAACCTCGATTTCGTCGCGCGTGCCTACGGTATGGCCGACCGGCGTGCCGTGGTGCGCCACGCCCTCGAGCGCCTGGGCCTGGAGGGACGCCGGGCGCAGCTGGCCGGCTCATTGTCGGGCGGCTGGAAGCAGCGCCTTGCGCTGGCGGCCTGCATGCTGCACGCGCCCGACCTGTTGCTGCTCGACGAGCCCACGGCCGGGGTCGATCCCAAAGCGCGACGCGACTTCTGGCGCGAGATCCACCAACTGGCAGCCGACGGCCTGACGGTACTGGTCAGCACACACTACATGGACGAAGCCGAGCGCTGCCACCGGCTCGCCTACATCTCCTATGGCCGATTGATGGCGGCCGGCAGCGCCGACGAGGTGATCGCGCAGGCCGGGCTGCGCACCTGGGAGCTGCGCGGCAGCGACCTGGCCCACGCGACGGGCTTGCTGCAGCACGACGCACGCTGGCTGGTGGCGCCGTTCGGCAGCACCTTGCATGTGAGCGCTGCGGGGGACGGCGATTTGCCCGAGTGGCTGGCGCGCCAGCCGCAGCCCGGGGCCTGGGAGGTGCGGTCGATCGAGACCGGCCTGGAAGACGTGTTCATCGCGCTGACCCGCCATGCCGAAGACAACTTCAAATAA
- a CDS encoding HlyD family secretion protein: MLWTLGLAGCGAQREEAPMSGYLEADLVYLAPSSGGTLRTMAVQRGDAVVPGQQLYALDADPERLERDAAQARRERAEAQAHDLREGRRPVELRAIDQQLAQARSALQLSTSAWRRQQQLVEQGYIAPIRLEELAAARERDAARLRELQAQRELATLGARRLEVAAASAEARAAGADAALAGWHEGEKQRMAPVSGRVFDVMYRPGEWVAPGAPVVALLPADALKLRFFVPQRALPQARVGSQVRFSCDGCAAGLTARIRWVSPQAEFTPPVIYSNQSRSKLVYLVEAQPDASAALHPGQPVDVRFGEAQR; this comes from the coding sequence ATGCTGTGGACGCTAGGGCTGGCCGGGTGCGGCGCCCAGCGGGAGGAGGCGCCGATGAGCGGCTATCTCGAAGCCGATCTGGTGTATCTGGCCCCGTCGTCCGGCGGCACCTTGCGCACGATGGCGGTGCAGCGGGGGGATGCCGTCGTGCCCGGGCAGCAGCTTTACGCGCTCGATGCCGACCCGGAGCGTCTCGAGCGCGACGCGGCCCAGGCGCGCCGCGAGCGCGCAGAGGCACAAGCGCACGACCTGCGCGAGGGGCGCCGCCCGGTCGAGCTGCGCGCGATCGATCAGCAGCTGGCCCAGGCGCGGTCGGCCCTGCAGCTCTCCACCTCGGCATGGCGACGCCAACAGCAGCTGGTCGAGCAGGGCTACATCGCGCCGATCCGCCTGGAGGAATTGGCCGCGGCACGCGAGCGCGACGCGGCGCGGCTGCGCGAGTTGCAAGCGCAGCGTGAGCTGGCGACCTTGGGCGCGCGCCGCCTCGAAGTGGCAGCGGCCTCGGCCGAGGCCCGCGCGGCCGGGGCCGACGCGGCGCTGGCCGGATGGCACGAAGGCGAGAAGCAGCGCATGGCGCCGGTGTCGGGCCGGGTCTTCGACGTGATGTACCGCCCCGGGGAATGGGTGGCGCCCGGGGCACCGGTCGTGGCGCTGTTGCCGGCCGACGCGCTCAAGCTGCGCTTTTTCGTGCCGCAGCGCGCCTTGCCGCAGGCCCGCGTCGGCAGCCAGGTGCGCTTCTCTTGCGACGGCTGTGCCGCCGGCTTGACGGCTCGCATCCGTTGGGTCTCGCCGCAGGCCGAGTTCACCCCGCCGGTGATCTATAGCAACCAGAGCCGCAGCAAGCTGGTCTACCTGGTCGAGGCCCAACCGGACGCGTCGGCGGCGCTGCACCCCGGTCAGCCGGTCGACGTGCGGTTTGGCGAGGCCCAGCGATGA
- a CDS encoding TetR/AcrR family transcriptional regulator encodes MSTQRPAPPSDTREHLLQAGWAVARERGLKGTTVRAVAAQAGANLGTFVYHFGTREAFIEELIERWYAPLFEQLQLTAEEAADPLESLRLTLLQLLRWIVEHRAFLAQLVLDAGAGEAGARSFLESLDRRHPVLLLRLITQAQQAGRLQAGDPVHQMLFLMSSCAAPVLLFHLIGRHGIGPPTLAAALTPLTIDPAQIETRLGWALTGLAAGHNRESKR; translated from the coding sequence ATGTCCACCCAGCGTCCTGCACCTCCGAGCGACACCCGCGAGCACCTGCTGCAGGCCGGCTGGGCGGTGGCACGCGAGCGGGGACTCAAGGGCACGACGGTGCGCGCGGTGGCGGCGCAGGCCGGGGCGAACCTGGGCACCTTCGTCTACCACTTCGGCACCCGCGAGGCCTTCATCGAGGAGCTGATCGAGCGCTGGTATGCACCGCTGTTCGAGCAGCTGCAGCTGACCGCCGAAGAGGCCGCCGACCCGCTCGAATCACTGCGCCTCACCTTGTTGCAGCTGCTGCGCTGGATCGTCGAGCACCGGGCCTTCCTGGCGCAGCTCGTGCTCGACGCCGGCGCCGGTGAGGCGGGCGCCCGGAGCTTCCTGGAGTCGCTCGACCGGCGCCATCCGGTGTTGCTGCTGCGCTTGATCACGCAGGCGCAGCAGGCCGGACGCTTGCAAGCCGGCGATCCGGTGCACCAGATGCTGTTCTTGATGAGCAGCTGTGCGGCACCGGTCCTGTTGTTCCACTTGATCGGCCGGCATGGCATCGGTCCGCCCACGCTGGCCGCCGCGCTCACGCCGTTGACGATCGACCCGGCGCAGATCGAGACACGCCTTGGCTGGGCCTTGACGGGTCTTGCCGCCGGGCACAACAGGGAGTCGAAGCGATGA